Proteins from a genomic interval of Niabella soli DSM 19437:
- a CDS encoding DUF4295 domain-containing protein yields the protein MAKAASKNAKVKDAKAAAESKNWTKVIRAVRSPKTGAYAFKEQIVHKEKVKDFLAQK from the coding sequence ATGGCAAAAGCAGCTTCAAAGAACGCGAAAGTAAAAGATGCCAAGGCAGCGGCAGAATCTAAAAACTGGACGAAAGTGATCCGTGCGGTACGTAGCCCTAAAACAGGTGCATATGCTTTCAAAGAGCAAATTGTGCACAAGGAGAAAGTAAAGGACTTTTTAGCCCAGAAATAA
- the rpmG gene encoding 50S ribosomal protein L33 produces MAKKAKGNRVQVILECTEHKTSGQPGTSRYITIKNKKNNPERLELKKYNPILKKVTVHKEIK; encoded by the coding sequence ATGGCTAAGAAAGCAAAAGGAAACAGGGTTCAGGTAATATTAGAGTGCACCGAGCATAAGACCAGCGGTCAGCCAGGTACCAGCCGGTATATTACCATCAAGAACAAAAAGAACAACCCGGAACGTTTAGAGTTGAAGAAATACAACCCTATTCTGAAGAAAGTAACCGTTCACAAAGAAATTAAATAA
- the rpmB gene encoding 50S ribosomal protein L28, translating to MARVCQVTGKTPIGGHKVSHSNIKTKRRFLPNLQKKRFYLAEEDKWITLKLSTDAIRTINKNGLYSVVKELRAKGEKL from the coding sequence ATGGCAAGAGTATGTCAGGTTACAGGTAAAACCCCCATTGGAGGCCACAAGGTTTCTCACTCCAATATTAAGACAAAGCGCCGTTTTTTGCCGAATCTGCAAAAAAAGAGATTTTACCTGGCCGAGGAAGATAAATGGATTACCTTAAAGCTATCTACTGATGCGATCCGTACCATCAATAAAAATGGCTTGTATTCTGTAGTTAAGGAATTGCGTGCTAAGGGCGAAAAATTATAA
- the lpdA gene encoding dihydrolipoyl dehydrogenase produces MAYDVIVVGSGPGGYVAAIRASQLGLKTAIIEKESLGGICLNWGCIPTKALLKSAQVFNDIQHSQEYGIEASGKPNFDAIVKRSRGAADKMSKGVQFLMKKNKIDVIMGFGTLKAKGQVEVKGADGKTTLVEGKHIILATGGRSRELPALKQDGKKIIGYREAMVLPQQPKSMIIVGSGAIGVEFGYFYNSLGTKVTIVEFLPRIVPVEDEDISKELEKNLKKQGIGIMTGSEVTAVDTSGSGVKAKVKTQSGEAVLEADILLSAVGVAANIEGIGLETVGVKTEKGKIAVDKFYKTNVDGIYAIGDCVPGQALAHVASKEAITCVEQIAFGEKKYNHQPQPLDYNNVPGCTYCFPEIASVGFTEKQAKDAGYEVKVGKFPLTASGKATAVGHTEGFVKVIFDAKYGEWLGTHMIGYNVTEMIAETVVGRTLETTYHEVLNSIHPHPTISESVKDAIEAAYGEAIHL; encoded by the coding sequence ATGGCATATGACGTAATAGTTGTAGGAAGTGGCCCGGGCGGATATGTAGCCGCGATACGCGCATCACAATTGGGGTTAAAAACTGCAATTATTGAAAAAGAGAGCCTGGGAGGTATTTGCTTAAACTGGGGATGCATCCCCACAAAAGCTTTATTAAAAAGCGCACAGGTGTTTAATGACATCCAGCATTCGCAGGAATATGGTATTGAGGCCTCCGGCAAGCCCAACTTTGATGCCATCGTAAAGCGCAGCCGCGGGGCAGCCGACAAAATGAGCAAGGGCGTTCAGTTCCTGATGAAGAAAAACAAGATCGACGTGATCATGGGCTTCGGAACGTTGAAAGCCAAAGGCCAGGTAGAAGTAAAAGGTGCCGACGGAAAAACAACACTGGTAGAAGGAAAGCATATTATACTTGCCACCGGGGGAAGAAGCCGTGAGTTGCCGGCCCTGAAGCAGGATGGCAAAAAGATCATCGGCTATCGTGAAGCGATGGTACTGCCCCAACAGCCCAAAAGCATGATCATTGTGGGCAGTGGTGCCATAGGGGTGGAGTTCGGCTATTTTTATAATAGCCTCGGCACAAAAGTTACTATTGTGGAATTTTTACCCCGGATCGTACCGGTGGAAGACGAAGATATTTCGAAAGAACTGGAGAAAAACCTGAAGAAGCAAGGCATCGGGATAATGACCGGCAGCGAGGTTACAGCGGTTGACACCTCCGGAAGTGGCGTTAAAGCGAAAGTAAAAACCCAAAGCGGAGAAGCCGTGCTGGAAGCAGATATTTTGTTAAGTGCCGTAGGCGTTGCTGCAAATATTGAAGGCATCGGATTGGAAACAGTGGGCGTAAAGACCGAAAAAGGAAAAATTGCAGTAGATAAATTCTACAAAACCAATGTTGATGGTATTTATGCGATCGGCGATTGCGTTCCGGGCCAGGCTTTAGCGCATGTGGCATCCAAAGAAGCGATTACCTGTGTGGAACAAATCGCGTTTGGAGAAAAGAAATACAATCACCAACCGCAGCCATTAGACTACAATAATGTGCCGGGTTGTACCTATTGCTTCCCTGAAATTGCGAGCGTTGGCTTTACCGAAAAGCAAGCCAAAGACGCCGGCTATGAAGTAAAAGTTGGGAAGTTTCCATTAACTGCCAGCGGTAAGGCAACAGCCGTAGGACATACCGAAGGTTTTGTAAAAGTGATCTTTGATGCCAAATACGGTGAATGGCTGGGTACGCATATGATCGGTTATAACGTAACCGAAATGATCGCGGAAACCGTGGTGGGGCGTACTCTGGAGACCACTTATCATGAAGTGCTCAACAGTATTCACCCGCATCCCACCATCAGCGAAAGCGTGAAAGACGCGATAGAAGCCGCCTACGGCGAAGCGATTCATTTATAA
- a CDS encoding dicarboxylate/amino acid:cation symporter, with protein sequence MIVAHPSGSAPVKKKKLYRVLYFQVIIAIIVGILLGHFFPEMGKKMKPLGDAFILLIKMIIAPVIFLTVSTGIAAMNDLKKVGKVAGKAFVYFITFSTLALIIGLIVSNTVRPGAGMNINPDTLDTGAISKYVSQAKENTLEHFLFDILPQTLVSPLSGNNILQVLFTAILFGIGLALTSEKSKIVIDFLQALTYPVFKIVAILMKAAPIGAFGAMAFTIGAYGIQSVVNLGMLVVTFYATSFLFIVLVLGAVARYNGFSIFKFIAYIKDELLLVLGTSSSEAALPSLMQKMEQAGCAKSVVGLVVPTGYSFNLDGTNIYMTLAALFIAQACNIHLTFEHQVLLLLVAMLSSKGAAGVSGAGFITLAATLAIVPEVPIAGMTLILGVDRFMSECRALTNLVGNGVATIVVAKWEKQLDGGQLRAALNGPDREL encoded by the coding sequence ATGATTGTTGCCCATCCTTCCGGATCAGCGCCTGTGAAAAAGAAAAAGCTGTACCGGGTATTATACTTCCAGGTCATTATTGCAATAATCGTGGGCATCCTGCTGGGTCATTTTTTTCCTGAAATGGGAAAAAAAATGAAGCCCCTGGGCGATGCTTTTATCCTGCTTATAAAAATGATCATTGCCCCGGTTATCTTTCTTACGGTAAGCACCGGTATCGCCGCAATGAATGATCTCAAAAAAGTGGGGAAAGTTGCGGGGAAAGCATTTGTTTACTTTATCACCTTTTCCACGCTGGCGCTGATCATCGGCCTGATCGTTAGCAACACCGTAAGGCCCGGCGCCGGCATGAATATAAACCCCGATACGCTGGATACCGGAGCCATATCAAAATATGTTTCCCAGGCAAAAGAAAATACACTGGAACATTTTCTCTTTGATATACTCCCGCAAACGCTGGTAAGCCCGCTTTCAGGAAATAATATTTTGCAGGTACTGTTTACGGCCATTTTATTTGGCATCGGCCTCGCTTTAACATCCGAAAAAAGTAAAATAGTTATTGATTTTTTACAGGCACTCACCTACCCCGTTTTTAAAATAGTGGCCATCTTAATGAAAGCCGCTCCTATTGGCGCTTTTGGAGCAATGGCATTTACCATTGGGGCCTATGGAATTCAATCGGTGGTCAACCTGGGGATGCTGGTAGTCACTTTTTATGCCACTTCCTTTTTATTTATTGTGCTGGTGCTGGGAGCTGTTGCCCGCTATAATGGTTTCTCTATTTTCAAGTTCATCGCCTATATCAAAGACGAGCTGTTGCTGGTGCTGGGAACCAGCTCCTCGGAGGCAGCACTCCCCAGCCTGATGCAGAAAATGGAGCAGGCTGGCTGCGCGAAATCGGTTGTCGGACTTGTGGTGCCTACGGGCTACTCTTTTAATCTTGACGGAACCAATATTTATATGACACTGGCAGCTTTGTTTATTGCCCAGGCCTGTAATATTCATTTAACGTTCGAGCACCAGGTATTACTGCTGCTGGTTGCCATGCTTAGTTCAAAAGGAGCCGCGGGCGTATCCGGAGCCGGATTTATAACCCTTGCCGCCACACTTGCCATTGTACCGGAAGTGCCTATAGCCGGGATGACGCTGATATTGGGTGTTGACCGTTTTATGTCGGAGTGCAGGGCGCTGACCAACCTGGTAGGCAACGGCGTGGCCACCATAGTGGTTGCCAAATGGGAAAAACAACTGGATGGCGGGCAATTGCGCGCAGCGTTGAACGGTCCGGACCGGGAGCTGTAA
- a CDS encoding response regulator transcription factor, whose protein sequence is MRVLIVEDESSLAGEIVTALNKNYFYSEIAGSAKEALEKTDTGSFDFILLDIGLPDKDGFWLLQEIRKDHPDVAVIILTARGQVEDRIKGLDMGADDYLAKPFSLLELQSRMQAIIRRKFKLNDPIVELGGFTINIKNRTILYDNREVGLSRKEFDLLNYLLLHKNRPLSRMQLSDHLWGDNADDEYDSNYIDVHIKNIRKKMNAFAATDWLETVRGIGYKIKMS, encoded by the coding sequence ATGCGCGTATTGATCGTAGAAGATGAAAGTTCCCTGGCGGGCGAAATAGTTACTGCGCTGAATAAAAATTATTTTTATTCCGAGATAGCCGGATCGGCAAAGGAGGCATTAGAAAAAACGGATACCGGCAGTTTTGATTTTATTTTGCTGGACATCGGCCTGCCGGATAAGGACGGGTTTTGGCTGCTGCAGGAAATAAGAAAAGACCATCCGGATGTAGCCGTGATCATACTTACAGCCCGCGGACAGGTGGAAGACCGGATCAAAGGCTTGGATATGGGCGCAGACGATTACCTTGCAAAACCTTTTTCATTGTTAGAGCTGCAATCAAGAATGCAGGCGATCATCCGCAGAAAATTTAAACTGAACGACCCGATAGTGGAACTAGGCGGTTTTACCATCAATATTAAAAACAGGACCATATTGTATGACAACAGGGAAGTAGGCCTTTCCCGCAAGGAATTTGACCTGCTTAATTATTTGTTGCTCCATAAAAACCGTCCCTTATCAAGAATGCAGTTAAGCGACCACCTTTGGGGAGACAATGCCGATGACGAATACGATTCAAATTATATCGACGTTCATATTAAGAATATCCGGAAAAAGATGAATGCATTTGCTGCTACCGATTGGTTGGAAACCGTCCGGGGAATCGGATACAAGATAAAAATGAGCTAA
- a CDS encoding sensor histidine kinase, with protein sequence MRLQTKLGLFAAAVTVGILALFVWLLPYLMQQIAFKNTNKTLLQQRGKVLSAIKKNGIDFYLDGDSVYGSYSMLKDEYISLEPYRQEAISARLQTDRRVIEKDTISYRILSDTFTVGRQPYLLEIGKKVTSITEEDIALQKATSYILILLAILIIFIQLFYTRYLLSPLDYIVRTRLTKNTFPFKAPEHPLQTSTNDFKFLDASISALMEQVNHAFEKEKEFTSNASHELMTPISIMQSKVENMLTTDDLPDHVVTKLEDTMRIMKRLKKIVNSLLLISRIENEQYEFNDNIPVKRMVREVIEELQHRVNEKELIINEGLSNTRILQYVNKDLLFQLFYNLIHNAIKFSKPRGSITIKDYVDDETYYIAITDTGVGMNPDQIEKIFDRFKKGLYQREGFGLGLSIVKSIAGYLGITITVVSSPNKGAVFTLQFSQKHVKE encoded by the coding sequence ATGAGGCTGCAGACTAAATTGGGTTTATTTGCTGCCGCGGTTACCGTAGGAATATTAGCGCTATTCGTATGGCTGCTCCCCTACCTGATGCAGCAGATCGCTTTCAAAAACACCAATAAAACCTTGTTACAACAAAGAGGCAAAGTGCTGTCTGCCATAAAAAAAAACGGGATCGACTTTTATTTGGACGGGGATTCGGTATATGGCAGTTACTCTATGCTGAAGGACGAATATATATCGTTGGAACCCTACCGCCAGGAAGCTATTTCAGCCCGGTTGCAGACAGACCGGCGCGTCATTGAGAAAGACACCATCAGCTATAGGATCCTTTCAGACACTTTTACTGTTGGCCGGCAACCGTACCTGCTGGAAATTGGCAAGAAAGTAACCAGCATTACCGAAGAAGATATTGCACTTCAAAAAGCCACTTCCTATATATTAATCCTCCTGGCCATATTAATAATCTTTATTCAGCTTTTTTATACCCGTTATTTATTAAGCCCCCTGGATTATATAGTACGAACAAGGCTTACAAAAAATACGTTTCCCTTCAAAGCCCCTGAACATCCGCTGCAAACCTCCACCAATGACTTTAAATTTTTGGATGCCTCTATCAGCGCTTTAATGGAACAGGTGAATCATGCGTTTGAAAAAGAGAAAGAGTTTACATCGAATGCCTCGCACGAGTTGATGACACCCATCAGCATCATGCAAAGCAAGGTTGAAAATATGCTGACAACCGATGATCTGCCGGACCATGTAGTAACAAAACTGGAAGACACGATGCGGATCATGAAGCGGCTGAAAAAGATCGTCAATTCGCTTTTGTTGATCTCCCGTATTGAAAATGAGCAATATGAATTTAATGACAACATTCCCGTTAAAAGAATGGTGCGGGAAGTAATTGAAGAATTGCAGCACCGGGTGAATGAAAAAGAACTGATCATCAACGAAGGCCTGTCTAACACCCGTATATTGCAATATGTGAACAAGGATCTGCTCTTTCAGCTTTTTTACAATCTCATCCACAATGCGATAAAATTCAGTAAGCCGCGGGGCTCCATCACCATAAAGGACTACGTCGATGACGAAACCTATTATATCGCCATCACCGACACCGGTGTAGGCATGAATCCCGATCAGATAGAAAAGATCTTTGATCGTTTTAAAAAAGGCTTGTACCAGCGGGAAGGGTTTGGCCTCGGCCTTTCTATTGTAAAATCAATTGCGGGTTATCTTGGCATTACCATAACGGTTGTTTCATCGCCAAACAAGGGTGCCGTTTTTACCCTGCAATTTTCGCAAAAACACGTAAAAGAGTAA
- a CDS encoding alpha-L-fucosidase — MNVKRLLLGATLAIATVANAQTQSILKETADQKAKRMEWWTDARFGMFIHWGLYAEAARHEWVKQRERMTTAQYQKYFDHFNPDEFDPKKWAKEAKAAGMKYAVLTTKHHEGFCLFDSKYTDYKATNTPAKRDLVKEFVEAFRAEGIKIGFYYSLIDWHHPDFTIDRVHPQRLGENATEADYAALNKGKDMRRYREYLHNQVKELLTNYGKIDILWLDFSYPGKNGKGHEDWGGVDLLKMIRKLQPGIIIDNRLDLNNYTDGYDFETPEQVKPSALQKYKGKYWETCQTFSGSWGYYRDENTWKTHRQLLDLLITSVANGGNLILNVGPTARGEFDYRANHALDSLSYWMHANNKSIYNCTYPPDNYKLPESADIRQTYNPHTKRLYLHLFAYPADGKLVLPGFANKISYAQFLNDASELLYKTEGGNIILQLPKQQPPYAVPVIELFLQ; from the coding sequence ATGAATGTAAAAAGGCTGCTCCTCGGCGCAACGCTTGCGATCGCAACGGTTGCAAATGCTCAAACTCAAAGTATTTTAAAAGAAACGGCCGATCAAAAGGCAAAACGTATGGAGTGGTGGACTGATGCGCGTTTTGGCATGTTCATTCATTGGGGGCTATATGCAGAAGCTGCCCGGCACGAGTGGGTAAAACAGCGCGAGCGTATGACCACGGCGCAGTATCAGAAATATTTCGATCATTTTAATCCGGACGAGTTTGATCCAAAAAAATGGGCAAAAGAGGCTAAAGCTGCCGGTATGAAGTATGCGGTGCTCACCACCAAACACCATGAAGGCTTTTGCCTGTTCGATTCTAAATACACCGATTACAAAGCCACCAATACCCCCGCAAAACGGGACCTGGTAAAAGAATTTGTGGAAGCCTTTCGTGCAGAAGGAATAAAAATCGGTTTCTATTATTCGCTTATCGACTGGCATCATCCTGATTTTACTATTGACCGGGTGCACCCGCAACGCCTGGGGGAAAACGCCACCGAGGCCGATTATGCAGCCCTTAATAAAGGGAAGGATATGCGCCGCTACCGGGAATATTTGCACAACCAGGTAAAAGAATTGTTGACCAACTACGGAAAAATAGATATCCTTTGGCTCGACTTTTCTTATCCGGGTAAAAACGGTAAGGGGCATGAAGACTGGGGCGGCGTTGATCTTTTAAAGATGATCCGGAAATTACAACCCGGCATTATCATCGACAACCGGTTGGACCTGAACAATTATACAGACGGATATGATTTTGAAACGCCCGAACAGGTAAAGCCTTCAGCGCTCCAGAAATACAAAGGAAAATACTGGGAAACCTGTCAGACCTTTTCGGGAAGCTGGGGATATTACCGCGACGAGAATACCTGGAAAACCCACCGCCAGCTACTGGACCTGCTGATCACATCCGTGGCAAATGGTGGCAACCTGATTTTAAATGTAGGACCAACGGCACGGGGTGAATTTGACTATCGCGCCAACCATGCGCTGGACAGCCTCTCCTATTGGATGCACGCTAACAACAAATCCATTTATAATTGTACTTACCCGCCAGACAACTATAAACTGCCTGAAAGCGCGGATATCAGACAAACCTATAATCCGCATACGAAAAGGCTTTACCTGCACCTGTTTGCTTACCCGGCCGATGGGAAACTGGTATTGCCCGGCTTCGCCAATAAGATCAGCTATGCGCAATTTCTGAATGATGCGTCGGAGCTACTTTATAAAACGGAAGGCGGCAATATAATACTTCAATTACCTAAGCAGCAACCGCCCTATGCAGTCCCCGTTATAGAGCTGTTCCTACAATAA
- a CDS encoding Crp/Fnr family transcriptional regulator, translating into MYEAVIKNIRRHIEPTREEAEIFLSLAVAKTVKRKAFLLTEGERARYQFFVLDGCLRTYTIDSDGKEHVLMFAPEDWWCSGDLYSFLSGQKSVNMLEALMPSTLLQINKDNLDILFRQAPKFERFFRILFQNAFVFHQNRINANLSQPAEGRYELFMKTYPGLDNRIPQKYIASYIGVTPEFFSQVKTNMFRKKS; encoded by the coding sequence ATGTACGAAGCTGTTATAAAAAACATACGCCGGCACATTGAACCAACCAGGGAGGAAGCAGAAATCTTTTTATCCCTTGCCGTTGCTAAAACCGTTAAAAGGAAAGCGTTTTTGCTGACGGAGGGCGAGCGGGCGAGGTATCAGTTTTTTGTGCTCGATGGCTGCCTGCGCACCTATACTATTGACTCAGATGGAAAAGAGCACGTTTTGATGTTTGCACCGGAAGATTGGTGGTGCAGCGGCGATTTGTACAGCTTTTTGTCAGGGCAAAAGAGTGTCAATATGCTGGAAGCATTAATGCCCTCCACCCTGTTACAAATCAACAAAGACAATCTGGATATTTTGTTCCGGCAAGCGCCAAAATTTGAACGATTTTTCAGGATATTATTTCAAAACGCTTTTGTTTTTCATCAAAACAGAATAAACGCTAATCTTTCGCAACCCGCGGAAGGAAGATATGAGCTGTTCATGAAAACATACCCGGGTCTTGACAACCGGATCCCGCAAAAATATATAGCCTCTTATATCGGCGTTACGCCAGAGTTTTTTAGCCAGGTGAAAACAAATATGTTCCGCAAAAAATCTTAA
- a CDS encoding haloalkane dehalogenase yields the protein MERKANTQTLFSEKPFAEKKFIEIKGHRMAYIDEGEGDPIVFQHGNPTSSYLWRNIMPCCRGLGRLIACDLIGMGDSEKLSGSGPERYSYSEQRSFLFALWEELKLERNVTLVLHDWGSVLGFDWANQNRSRVRGIVYMEALAIPFKWDEFEPKVRDLFKALRSPAGEELILKNNVFIEKVLPGGIFRELSDVEMAEYRRPYLNEGESRRPTLSFSRQIALDGAPKEVAEIVTGYGNWLQQSPVPKLWIHGIPGAVENDNMREFCSTWPNQTELSVKGKHFLQEDSPGEIGTAIAEFVQKLSEQDA from the coding sequence ATGGAACGCAAAGCAAACACACAGACTCTTTTCAGCGAAAAACCTTTCGCCGAAAAAAAATTTATCGAAATAAAAGGCCACCGTATGGCTTATATTGATGAAGGGGAAGGTGACCCCATTGTATTTCAGCACGGTAATCCTACCTCCTCCTATCTCTGGAGAAATATAATGCCCTGCTGCCGTGGTCTTGGACGCCTTATTGCCTGCGATCTGATTGGTATGGGCGACTCGGAAAAACTATCCGGCTCCGGGCCGGAACGATATTCTTATTCGGAGCAGCGTAGTTTTCTTTTTGCGCTTTGGGAAGAATTGAAACTGGAGAGAAACGTAACACTTGTGCTTCATGACTGGGGTTCTGTATTGGGTTTTGATTGGGCCAATCAAAACCGTTCCCGCGTCCGGGGCATCGTTTACATGGAAGCATTGGCGATCCCTTTTAAATGGGATGAATTCGAACCTAAAGTACGCGACTTATTCAAGGCATTGCGCTCGCCCGCCGGCGAGGAGTTGATTTTAAAAAACAATGTATTTATTGAAAAAGTATTGCCAGGAGGAATTTTCAGGGAGCTCAGCGATGTGGAAATGGCGGAGTACCGGAGGCCCTATCTTAACGAAGGGGAGAGCCGCCGGCCAACATTATCCTTTTCACGTCAGATTGCTTTGGATGGAGCGCCAAAAGAAGTAGCTGAAATTGTGACCGGATATGGAAATTGGCTTCAACAAAGTCCGGTTCCTAAGCTTTGGATTCACGGTATTCCCGGCGCGGTGGAAAATGACAACATGCGGGAATTTTGCAGTACATGGCCCAATCAAACAGAACTATCCGTAAAAGGAAAACATTTTTTACAGGAAGACAGCCCGGGGGAAATAGGCACAGCCATTGCTGAATTTGTACAAAAATTGAGCGAACAGGACGCTTAA
- a CDS encoding dihydroorotase, giving the protein MNILIKQSKIIDPNSPFNGRTADILIVNGVIQSISKHITYKNAKVVSGRGLHVSPGWVDLFADFADPGYEYRETLASGAKAAAAGGFTDVCIVPNTKPALDQKSVVEYILAKAAGLPVTIHPLGAVTKNTDGKELAEIYDMRQSGAAAFTDGKNAIQSADIMVKALLYIKPFNGVLIQVPDNKDMQPHGLANEGITATRLGLQAKPAIAEELLVARDIKLAEYAVSRLHLTGITTAAALKLVTAAKQKKTAVTVSVTPAHLFFTEEDLVSYDTNLKLNPPLRTVADQKALRKGVTDGSVDCIATHHIPYDADHKVVEFEYARNGMIGLQTAYAILNTVLPEVPQERWVEVLSVNPRKILGLPAAAIVEGAPASLTVFNPGEKWQLNADAILSQSKNSAFIGKPLTGKPLGIIHKNQTNLTFQQ; this is encoded by the coding sequence ATGAATATCCTCATTAAGCAATCCAAGATCATCGACCCCAACTCGCCATTCAACGGGCGTACGGCAGACATCCTTATTGTAAACGGAGTTATTCAATCCATCAGCAAGCACATTACGTACAAAAATGCCAAAGTAGTGAGCGGTCGGGGATTGCACGTGAGCCCGGGCTGGGTGGATCTTTTCGCTGATTTTGCCGATCCGGGCTATGAATACAGGGAGACATTGGCCTCCGGCGCCAAAGCCGCCGCAGCCGGCGGTTTCACCGATGTTTGTATTGTGCCGAATACGAAACCGGCGCTCGATCAAAAATCCGTAGTAGAATATATCCTGGCAAAAGCTGCCGGTTTGCCGGTAACGATCCATCCCCTGGGCGCGGTTACTAAAAATACCGACGGGAAGGAACTGGCGGAGATCTACGACATGCGGCAGTCTGGCGCGGCCGCGTTTACGGATGGAAAAAATGCCATCCAGTCCGCTGATATTATGGTAAAGGCCCTGCTGTACATCAAACCCTTTAACGGGGTTTTGATCCAGGTGCCGGACAATAAGGATATGCAGCCCCATGGTTTGGCCAACGAAGGCATTACGGCCACCCGGCTGGGATTACAGGCCAAACCCGCTATTGCCGAGGAATTATTGGTGGCGCGCGATATAAAACTGGCCGAATATGCGGTATCCCGCCTGCATCTTACGGGCATCACCACGGCCGCCGCTTTAAAACTGGTGACAGCAGCCAAACAAAAGAAAACAGCAGTTACCGTTTCGGTAACGCCTGCGCATTTATTTTTTACGGAAGAGGATCTGGTAAGCTATGATACCAATTTAAAATTAAACCCGCCCCTGCGCACGGTTGCCGATCAAAAAGCGCTTCGCAAGGGCGTTACAGACGGTTCGGTGGATTGCATCGCCACCCATCACATTCCCTATGACGCCGATCATAAAGTAGTGGAATTTGAATATGCCAGGAACGGGATGATCGGTTTACAAACCGCCTATGCCATTTTAAATACGGTATTGCCCGAAGTGCCGCAGGAACGCTGGGTGGAGGTGTTGTCCGTTAATCCCCGGAAAATATTAGGACTGCCGGCGGCTGCAATAGTAGAAGGAGCTCCGGCATCCCTGACAGTGTTTAATCCGGGCGAAAAATGGCAATTGAATGCGGACGCGATCCTTTCGCAAAGCAAAAATTCTGCATTCATTGGAAAACCGTTAACCGGGAAGCCGTTGGGAATTATTCACAAGAACCAGACGAATCTTACATTTCAGCAATAA
- a CDS encoding DUF4199 domain-containing protein — MILNATRKGLITGVLMVALGLLLLQLKVSNNSGLQYLVFLLYGAGIVWAITGARKNTLVFKELFGQGFRCFVIVTLIMAVYTFAFFQFNKATIDKDIEIAKQERLKTAKDRTPTEIEQEAQTTRKFYVPIMISQTVFQYLLIGVVVTTVAAGTLSLSRKN; from the coding sequence ATGATACTGAACGCAACAAGAAAAGGATTGATCACCGGGGTACTGATGGTAGCATTGGGATTATTATTGCTCCAATTGAAAGTATCGAATAACTCAGGATTACAATACCTGGTATTTCTCCTGTACGGCGCAGGCATTGTATGGGCAATCACTGGTGCGCGCAAAAATACACTGGTATTTAAAGAGCTGTTCGGACAAGGGTTTCGTTGCTTCGTCATTGTGACCCTGATCATGGCTGTTTATACTTTTGCTTTTTTTCAGTTTAATAAAGCAACGATCGATAAAGACATCGAAATAGCGAAACAGGAACGGCTAAAGACCGCCAAAGACCGCACGCCGACTGAAATTGAACAGGAAGCACAAACCACGCGGAAGTTTTACGTACCTATTATGATATCTCAAACCGTCTTCCAATATTTATTAATTGGAGTGGTGGTTACCACTGTCGCGGCCGGAACCTTATCTTTGTCGCGGAAAAATTAA